The sequence CTTTTGGAACAAAGAAACTAAGAGAAAATTTTGCAACTATTATGGATGCTATTATAAATGCTAGACCAGCATCGGTAAAAGGTAGATATATTATAAACATTGTATTAGCAAGTACAATGGGGCCAGGTTTAAAAGTGAGTTCTCAAAGAGTTGTTGATGCACTAGTTGACGAAGAAGAATAATAATGATACAATGTTTAAGAAATTGAATATATTTACCGTAGACAGTAGGAACCTGTAAGGTTTAAATCTTTTCCTACCGAGGTGAACCATAAACATACGTAAATATGTATGATATGAATATTATGGTCTCTCCGTGTCTACGGAGAGATTTTTTAATTGCTCAGTCTTCGTCTTAAGGGAGGTGGAACTTAATATGGGAGATGTTCTTCAAGGAAAAAAGGAAATAGTTGAAGAAATAAAAGGAAAAGTAAATAAATCTGAAGCAGTAGTCTTAGTAGACTATAGAGGTCTTAATGTAAGTGAGATAACTGAACTAAGAAAACAATGCAGAGAAGCTGGGGTAGATTATAAAGTATATAAAAATACTTTAATGAAATTTGCATTTAGAGATGCAGGTTTTGAAGAATTTACTGAACATTTAGCAGGACCAAATGCAGTAGCTTTTGGATATGATGATCCTGTTCAAGCAGCTAAAGTAACTTCGGATTTTGCAAAAGGACATGATAAGTTAGAAATTAAAGTAGGAATTGTAGATGGAAAGATAATTGATGTTAAAGAAATAAAATCATTAGCTAGTTTACCATCAAAAGAAGAACTTGTAGCTCAAGCTTTAAGAGGTTTGAATGCACCAATAACAGGATTTGTTAATGTATTACAAGGAAATATTAGAAATCTTGCATATGCATTAAATGCAATTAAAGAAAAAAAAGAAGCTCAAGAAGCGTAAAAATATAATATGGAGGGATTTAGAAATGGCAAGTGAAAAAGTACAAAATTTAATTGAAGAAGTAAAAAACTTAACTGTTTTAGAGTTAGCTGATTTAGTAGAAGCTTTAGAAGAAGAATTTGGAGTTAGTGCTCAAGCACCAGTAGCAGTAGCGGCAGCAGGTGCAGCACCGGCAGATGGTGGCGCAGCAGCTGAAGAAAAAACTGAATTTGATGTTGAACTAACAGAAGTTGGTCAAGAAAAAATTAAAGTTATAAAAGTTGTAAGAGATATTACAGGATTGGGATTAAAAGAAGCTAAAGGATTAGTAGACAGTGCTCCTAAGGCAGTAAAAGAAGGAGCATCAAAAGAAGAAGCAGAGGAAATTAAGACTAAATTAGAAGAAGTAGGAGCAACTGTAGAATTAAAATAGTTTATAAGTAAAAGGCTTTCATTTTAAAGAGAGCCTTTTTTATTGCTTAGGAAACTAAAAGATTGGCTTAAGATTGACGAATATTAACTTGACACCTTAATTGGTATATGGTAGTATATTAAGATGCAATAAACGACTGAAAAATTAAGGGTATAATTTTTTGATTTTTTGTCAATAGTATAGTAGGTATACTATTTTTTACAGGAATAAATTACCGAAAGTGAAAATCACTTTTGGCTACTTCAGTTTTAATAAGGGGTGAATTTTGCATGGTACATCCTGTAACACTTGGCAGGCGTAAAAGAATGAGTTATTCAAGAATTAAGGAAGCGGCTGAATTGCCAGATTTAATTGAGGTACAAAGAAGTTCTTATGAATGGTTTTTAGGTGAAGGACTTAGAGAAGTATTTGAAGACATCTCCCCAATACAAGATTACACAGGAAATATCATACTAGAGTTTGTAGATTACTACTTAGATGAAGAACCAAAATACTCAGAGGTGGAATCTAAGGAGAAAGATGCTAGTTATTCTGCACCATTAAAAGCAAAGATTAGATTAATAAATAAAGAAACGGGAGAGGTAAAAGAACAAGAAGTATTTATGGGTGATTTCCCATTAATGACTCGAAAAGGTACATTTATTATTAATGGTGCTGAAAGAGTTGTTGTAAGCCAGTTAGTTAGATCACCAGGAGTATATTATTCTACAGAAATAGATAAGAGTGGAAAAGATTTATACTCTTCTACAGTAATCCCCAATAGGGGAGCGTGGCTTGAATACGAAACAGATTCAAAAGGCATTGTACATGTAAGAATTGATAGGACTAGGAAGCTAACTATTACAACTCTATTAAGGGCTTTAGGCTATTCTAAAGATGTAGATATTATTGAACTAATCGGAGAGACAGAAGAAGTTTTAAAAACATTGGAAAAAGATAATACAAACACTCAAGAAGAAGCTTTATTGGAAATATATAAAAGATTAAGGCCAGGAGAACCACCAACCGTTGAAAATGCAACTACTCTTTTAGACAATTTATTCTTTGATTCTAGACGTTATGATTTAGCGAAAGTTGGAAGATATAAATTTAATAAAAAACTTGCCTTACGCAATAGAATAATAGGTAGAAAATCAGCAGAAAATATTGCTGACCCTGAAACAGGAGAAATTCTTATTGATAAAGGAGAAAATATTACTCGCGAAAAAGCTTTATTAATCGAAGGTTTAGGAATAAATAAGGTAGATATAGAACTTGATAATGGACAAATAATTAGGGTATTAGGAAATAATTTTGTTGACCCTGAAGTTTTTGGACTGCCATTTTCATTAGAAGAATTTGGGTTAAAAGAAAAGGTGTTTTATCCAAAGATGAAAGAGTTAGTTGATAATTTTCAAGACCCTGAGGAATTGAAAGAAGAAATCAAAGAAAGTTCTAGGGAATTATCACCAAAACATATAATAATAGATGATATTATTGCTAGCATAAGCTACGAGTTTAATCTTTTTTATGATGTGGGAAATGTTGACGATATAGATCATTTAGGAAATAGAAGATTACGTTCTGTAGGAGAGCTGTTACAAAACCAATTTAGAATAGGTCTTTCTAGAATGGAAAGAGTAGTAAGGGAAAGAATGACCATACAAGATATTGATGTGGCAACGCCTCAAGCGTTAATTAATATAAGACCAGTAGTTGCGGCTATTAAAGAGTTTTTTGGTAGCAGTCAATTGTCCCAGTTTATGGATCAAACGAATCCTCTTGCAGAATTAACCCATAAAAGAAGAATGTCAGCATTAGGTCCCGGAGGATTAAGTAGAGATAGGGCTGGTTTTGAAGTCAGAGACGTACATCATTCTCACTATGGGAGAATGTGTCCTATTGAAACGCCAGAAGGACCTAATATAGGACTTATAACCTCCTTAACAACTTATGCTAGAATTAATGAATATGGATTTTTAGAGGCACCCTATAGAAAAGTTGATAGAGAAAATAATATTGCTACAGAAGAGATAGAGTATTTGACTGCAGATTTAGAAGATGAGTTTATTATAGCTCAGTCAAATGAAGAATTAGATGAAGAAGGAAAGTTTGTCAACAAAAGAGTAGTGGCAAGGGGAAGAAATGGAATTATTGATATATACCCAAGTGATGAAGTGGATTATATGGATGTTTCGCCAAAGCAAATTGTATCAGTAGGTACATCTATGATTCCGTTCCTTGAAAATGATGATGCTAATAGAGCTCTTATGGGTGCTAACATGCAGCGTCAGGCAGTACCACTACTGAAGGCAGAATCCCCAATTGTAGGTACTGGAATTGAGTATAAGGCAGCAAAAGATTCTGGTGTTATGATACTTGCTAAGAGAAGTGGAGTAGTAGAGAGAGTATGTTCTAATAGAGTATTAGTAAAAAGGGATTCAGACGGACAAATAGATGAATACAAACTATTGAAATTTACTCGTTCTAATCAAGGGACATGTATAAATCATAGACCTATAGTTAGACGAGGAGATAGAATAGAAAAAGGCGATGTTATTGCTGATGGTCCAAGTACAGATATGGGTGAAATAGCTTTAGGTAAAAACCTATTAGTAGCTTTTATGACTTGGGAAGGTTATAACTTTGAAGACGCCATTTTAATAAGTGAGAAATTAGTTAAAAATGATGGATTAACATCTATTCATATAGAAGAATATGAAGCTGAGTCCAGGGATACTAAATTAGGACCTGAAGAAATTACAAGGGATATTCCTAATGTTGGAGACGATATGCTGAAAAATCTAGATGAAAGAGGAATTGTGCATCTAGGTGCTGAGGTTAAAGCAGGCGATATATTAGTAGGAAAAGTAACACCAAAAGGTGAAACTGAATTAACAGCTGAAGAGAGACTTTTAAGAGCCATATTTGGAGAAAAGGCTAGAGAAGTAAGGGATACTTCTTTAAAAGTACCTCATGGGGAAACAGGTATAGTTGTAGATGTAAAAATATTTTCAAGGGAAAATGGAGATGAATTACAACCAGGTGTAAATCAAATGGTAAGAGTGTATGTGGCAACTAAGCGAAAGATAAATGACGGAGATAAAATGTGTGGTCGTCATGGGAATAAAGGTGTTATTTCTAGAATACTTCCAGAAGAAGATATGCCTTATTTACCAGATGGAACGCCTGTAGAAATTGTGTTAAACCCTCTTGGAGTACCTTCTAGAATGAATTTGGGGCAAGTATTAGAAGTCCATTTAGGATTAGCTGCTAAAAAACTTGGATGGAAAGTTGCAACTCCAGTATTTGATGGAGCTAACGAAGAAGATATAGCCAATGCTTTAAAAGATGCAGGTTATCCTCAAGATGGGAAAATTCAACTAAGAGATGGTAGGACAGGAGAGTATTTTAAGAATCCAGTTACTGTAGGCTATATGTATATGTTGAAATTACATCATTTAGTTGATGATAAGATACATGCTAGATCTACTGGACCATATTCTTTAGTTACACAACAACCTTTAGGTGGAAAAGCTCAATTTGGAGGACAAAGGTTTGGAGAAATGGAAGTATGGGCATTAGAAGCTTATGGTGCAGCTCATACATTACAGGAAATATTGACAGTTAAGTCTGATGACGTAGTAGGAAGAGTTAAAACCTATGAGGCTATTGTTAAGGGTGAAAATATACCTGAACCAGGAGTACCCGAATCCTTTAAGGTATTAATAAAAGAGTTACAAAGTTTAGCTTTAGATGTAAAGGTATTTACTGAAGAAGATGGTGAAATAGAAATAATAGAATCAACAGATGATGAAGCCGAAGACATTGAATTAGAAGGAAAAGATATAATTGGCGATTCAAATGTTGGTAAATAAGCCAAGTATTATTAGAATTTTATTATAGGAAGGAGAGAAAGCTCCTTGTTTGAATTAAATAATTTTGATTCCATAAATATTGGCCTTGCTTCTCCAGAAAAAATTAGACAATGGTCAAAGGGAGAAGTGAAAAAGCCTGAAACTATTAACTATAGAACTTTGAAACCAGAAAAAGAAGGACTGTTCTGTGAAAAGATTTTCGGTCCAACAAAAGATTGGGAGTGTCATTGTGGTAAGTATAAAAGGGTAAGATACAAAGGTGTAGTTTGTGACAGATGTGGTGTTGAAGTTACTAAGTCTAAAGTGAGAAGAGAAAGAATGGGACATATAGAGTTGGCTGCACCAGTATCACATATCTGGTACTTTAAGGGTATACCAAGTAGAATGGGACTATTACTAGATATGTCTCCAAGATCTTTGGAAAAAGTCCTTTATTTTGCAGAATACATTGTTGTAGATCCTGGTGAAACCTCTCTTTCTGAAAAGCAACTTCTTACAGAAGCAGAATATAGAGAGGCAAGAGAAAAATATAAAAATGAATTTAAGGCAGCAATGGGAGCAGATGCAATTAGAGAATTACTTGCTAAAATTCATTTAGATAAAGAAGCAAAAGAATTAAGGATGGGATTGAAAGAATCTAGGGGACAAAAGAAAATACGAATAACTAGAAGATTAGAAGTAGTAGAAGCTTTTAGGAAATCAGGTAATAGACCAGAGTGGATGATTCTAGATGCAATACCAGTTATACCACCAGATTTAAGACCCATGGTTCAATTAGATGGTGGAAGGTTTGCAACGTCAGATTTAAATGATTTATACAGAAGAGTGATAAATAGAAATAACAGATTAAAAAGACTTCTAGATTTAGGCGCACCAGATATTATTGTAAGAAATGAAAAAAGAATGTTACAGGAAGCTGTAGATGCTTTAGTTGATAATGGTAGACGAGGAAGGCCTGTAACAGGACCTGGTAATAGACCTTTAAAATCCTTATCCGATATGTTAAAAGGTAAACAAGGTAGGTTTAGACAGAATTTACTAGGAAAAAGGGTAGATTATTCTGGACGTTCCGTAATAGTTGTAGGACCAGAATTAAAGTTTTCTCAATGTGGGTTGCCTAAGAAAATGGCTCTTGAATTATTTAAACCCTTCGTTATGAAAAAATTAGTTGAAGAAGATTATGCTCATAATATAAAAAGTGCAAAAAGGATGGTGGAAAGACCAACTCGTGAAGTTTGGGATGTATTAGATTTTGTAATAAAAGATCATCCTGTACTTTTAAATAGGGCCCCTACCCTCCATAGATTAGGTATTCAAGCTTTTGAACCTGTGCTAGTTGAAGGGAAAGCAATAAAATTGCATCCCCTTGTTTGTACAGCTTATAATGCAGACTTTGATGGGGACCAAATGGCAGTACATCTACCTTTATCTACAGAGGCTCAAGCTGAGGCAAGACTTCTTATGTTATCTGTAAATAATATATTAGCACCAAAAGATGGAAGGCCTATTACTACTCCGACGCAGGATATGGTCTTAGGTAGCTATTATTTGACAGTAGACATACCAGTTGACAGAGGAGAAGGAAAAGTATTTAAAGATTACGAAGAATTGTTGCATGCTTATTATAGTGATGATATAGATTTGCATGCAAGGGTTAAGGTAAGACGTAAACTTAATGAAGAGGATAGGGGTAAATTAGTAGAAAGTACTGTTGGAAGGTTTATATTTAATGAACATATTCCACAAGATTTAGGTTTTGTTAATAGAGAGAAGGATCCTTATTCCTTAGAAGTAGATAAACTAGTAGATAAACAAACTTTGGAAGAAATAGTAGAAAAGTGTTATAGCAAACATGGTAATACTGTAACAGCAGCAGTTTTAGACCATATAAAAGAAGTAGGTTATCATTATTCAACTATAGGTGCAGTAACTATCAGTATGTCAGATGTAGAAGTTCCAGATAAAAAATTAGAACTATTGGCTAAGGCAGAAGAAGAAGTAGATAAATTTGAAAGATCCTATAGAAGAGGACTTATATCAGATGATGAAAGATATGAAAAAGTAATAGAAATCTGGAATAGAACAACAGAGGAAATTACTGAAGCTTTAATGGATAACTTAGACGATATGAATAATATTTATATCATGGCCCGTTCTGGAGCTAGGGGTAGTAAGAACCAAATAAGGCAATTGGCAGGTATGCGGGGGCTTATGGCAAGTGCCTCTGGAAGGACTATAGAGATTCCAATTCAAGCCAATTTTAGGGAAGGTTTAACTGTACTTGAGTTCTTTATTTCAACTCATGGTTCTAGAAAGGGCCTTGCAGATACAGCCCTTAGAACTGCTGACTCAGGATATCTAACTAGAAGATTAGTTGACGTAAGCCAAGATGTTATGGTTAGAGAACAAGATTGTGAAACAGATCAATATATAGTTGCAGAAGCTTTTAAAGATGGAAATGAAGTAATTGAGGAATTAAGGGATAGGATTGCAGGAAGATTTGCCTTTGAGGATATATTAAACCCTGAAACTGGGGAAGTAATAGTAGAGAAAAATGAAATGATAACAGAAAATATAGCTAATGAAATAGAAAAAGTAGGTATTAAAGAAGTAAAAGTTAGATCAGTTTTAGGCTGTAAAACTCGTCACGGGGTTTGTGCAAAGTGTTATGGTAGAAACTTAGCTACTGGATATAGAGTCCATATAGGGGAGGCAGTAGGTACAATAGCTGCTCAATCTATCGGAGAACCAGGAACTCAGCTTACAATGCGTACTTTCCACACTGGTGGAGTTGCTGGTGAGGATATAACACAAGGTTTACCAAGAGTTGAAGAATTATTTGAAGCAAGAAAACCAAAAGGATTGGCTATTATATCAGAAATAGCGGGGGAAGTTTCTATAAATGATACTAAAAAGAAAAAAGAAGTAATAGTAACTACAAGGGGTGGAGAATCAAAGAACTATAGCATAGTCTATGGTTCAAGACTCAAAGTGAAAGATGGAGATTTCATAGAAGCTGGAGATGAAATTACCGAAGGGTCTGTTAACCCTCATGATATCTTAAGAATAAAAGGAGTCCGTGGAGTACAAGACTATTTAGTAAAAGAAGTTCAAAGAGTTTATAGACTCCAAGGTGTAGATATTGATGATAAACATATAGAAATAATTGTAAGGCAAATGTTAGGTAAAGTAAAAATAGAAGAACCAGGTGATACTGATTTAT comes from Tissierellales bacterium and encodes:
- the rplJ gene encoding 50S ribosomal protein L10, producing MGDVLQGKKEIVEEIKGKVNKSEAVVLVDYRGLNVSEITELRKQCREAGVDYKVYKNTLMKFAFRDAGFEEFTEHLAGPNAVAFGYDDPVQAAKVTSDFAKGHDKLEIKVGIVDGKIIDVKEIKSLASLPSKEELVAQALRGLNAPITGFVNVLQGNIRNLAYALNAIKEKKEAQEA
- the rplL gene encoding 50S ribosomal protein L7/L12; translation: MASEKVQNLIEEVKNLTVLELADLVEALEEEFGVSAQAPVAVAAAGAAPADGGAAAEEKTEFDVELTEVGQEKIKVIKVVRDITGLGLKEAKGLVDSAPKAVKEGASKEEAEEIKTKLEEVGATVELK
- the rpoB gene encoding DNA-directed RNA polymerase subunit beta is translated as MVHPVTLGRRKRMSYSRIKEAAELPDLIEVQRSSYEWFLGEGLREVFEDISPIQDYTGNIILEFVDYYLDEEPKYSEVESKEKDASYSAPLKAKIRLINKETGEVKEQEVFMGDFPLMTRKGTFIINGAERVVVSQLVRSPGVYYSTEIDKSGKDLYSSTVIPNRGAWLEYETDSKGIVHVRIDRTRKLTITTLLRALGYSKDVDIIELIGETEEVLKTLEKDNTNTQEEALLEIYKRLRPGEPPTVENATTLLDNLFFDSRRYDLAKVGRYKFNKKLALRNRIIGRKSAENIADPETGEILIDKGENITREKALLIEGLGINKVDIELDNGQIIRVLGNNFVDPEVFGLPFSLEEFGLKEKVFYPKMKELVDNFQDPEELKEEIKESSRELSPKHIIIDDIIASISYEFNLFYDVGNVDDIDHLGNRRLRSVGELLQNQFRIGLSRMERVVRERMTIQDIDVATPQALINIRPVVAAIKEFFGSSQLSQFMDQTNPLAELTHKRRMSALGPGGLSRDRAGFEVRDVHHSHYGRMCPIETPEGPNIGLITSLTTYARINEYGFLEAPYRKVDRENNIATEEIEYLTADLEDEFIIAQSNEELDEEGKFVNKRVVARGRNGIIDIYPSDEVDYMDVSPKQIVSVGTSMIPFLENDDANRALMGANMQRQAVPLLKAESPIVGTGIEYKAAKDSGVMILAKRSGVVERVCSNRVLVKRDSDGQIDEYKLLKFTRSNQGTCINHRPIVRRGDRIEKGDVIADGPSTDMGEIALGKNLLVAFMTWEGYNFEDAILISEKLVKNDGLTSIHIEEYEAESRDTKLGPEEITRDIPNVGDDMLKNLDERGIVHLGAEVKAGDILVGKVTPKGETELTAEERLLRAIFGEKAREVRDTSLKVPHGETGIVVDVKIFSRENGDELQPGVNQMVRVYVATKRKINDGDKMCGRHGNKGVISRILPEEDMPYLPDGTPVEIVLNPLGVPSRMNLGQVLEVHLGLAAKKLGWKVATPVFDGANEEDIANALKDAGYPQDGKIQLRDGRTGEYFKNPVTVGYMYMLKLHHLVDDKIHARSTGPYSLVTQQPLGGKAQFGGQRFGEMEVWALEAYGAAHTLQEILTVKSDDVVGRVKTYEAIVKGENIPEPGVPESFKVLIKELQSLALDVKVFTEEDGEIEIIESTDDEAEDIELEGKDIIGDSNVGK
- the rpoC gene encoding DNA-directed RNA polymerase subunit beta' is translated as MFELNNFDSINIGLASPEKIRQWSKGEVKKPETINYRTLKPEKEGLFCEKIFGPTKDWECHCGKYKRVRYKGVVCDRCGVEVTKSKVRRERMGHIELAAPVSHIWYFKGIPSRMGLLLDMSPRSLEKVLYFAEYIVVDPGETSLSEKQLLTEAEYREAREKYKNEFKAAMGADAIRELLAKIHLDKEAKELRMGLKESRGQKKIRITRRLEVVEAFRKSGNRPEWMILDAIPVIPPDLRPMVQLDGGRFATSDLNDLYRRVINRNNRLKRLLDLGAPDIIVRNEKRMLQEAVDALVDNGRRGRPVTGPGNRPLKSLSDMLKGKQGRFRQNLLGKRVDYSGRSVIVVGPELKFSQCGLPKKMALELFKPFVMKKLVEEDYAHNIKSAKRMVERPTREVWDVLDFVIKDHPVLLNRAPTLHRLGIQAFEPVLVEGKAIKLHPLVCTAYNADFDGDQMAVHLPLSTEAQAEARLLMLSVNNILAPKDGRPITTPTQDMVLGSYYLTVDIPVDRGEGKVFKDYEELLHAYYSDDIDLHARVKVRRKLNEEDRGKLVESTVGRFIFNEHIPQDLGFVNREKDPYSLEVDKLVDKQTLEEIVEKCYSKHGNTVTAAVLDHIKEVGYHYSTIGAVTISMSDVEVPDKKLELLAKAEEEVDKFERSYRRGLISDDERYEKVIEIWNRTTEEITEALMDNLDDMNNIYIMARSGARGSKNQIRQLAGMRGLMASASGRTIEIPIQANFREGLTVLEFFISTHGSRKGLADTALRTADSGYLTRRLVDVSQDVMVREQDCETDQYIVAEAFKDGNEVIEELRDRIAGRFAFEDILNPETGEVIVEKNEMITENIANEIEKVGIKEVKVRSVLGCKTRHGVCAKCYGRNLATGYRVHIGEAVGTIAAQSIGEPGTQLTMRTFHTGGVAGEDITQGLPRVEELFEARKPKGLAIISEIAGEVSINDTKKKKEVIVTTRGGESKNYSIVYGSRLKVKDGDFIEAGDEITEGSVNPHDILRIKGVRGVQDYLVKEVQRVYRLQGVDIDDKHIEIIVRQMLGKVKIEEPGDTDLLPGSLVNLHQFEETNNETIKDGESPAVGRRALLGITKASLATESFLSAASFQETTRVLTEAAIKGKEDDLIGLKENVIIGKLIPAGTGMRRYRAIDVSPLNAKADKEDDERKLEKNVDS